The nucleotide sequence AAAGCAAAAGTATATTCCCCTCGCCTACCATCGGTATTTTTGGCACAATTAACCAAAACCGAATTTGCTGCTTTTCAAGAAAAAATCCGTCATTTTAAAGGATTTTATATACAGAAGCGAAACTTACGCGATTATCAGGTGGACTTTGGTGCCAATGTGTTTGGATACATCCGCCAAATCAATGAAATGGAACTGAAAAAAAGACCTTATTACAAATCGGGTGAATTAATCGGTATGCGCGGTGTGGAACAAGCATATGAAGAAGATCTGCGAGGTGTTCGTGGGGTATATTACATCCAAAAAGATAAATTCAACAAAGAAATAGGCTCTTTTAAAGAAGGGATTTACGATACGGTTGCCGTGAAAGGAAACGATGTGACCATCACAATTGATAAAGAGTTGCAAAAATACGGCGAAGAATTAATGATACGCAAACGCGGTGGTATTGTAGCAATTGAACCCAAAACCGGTGAAATTCTGGCATTGGTCACAGCTCCGTCTTATGACCCTAGTTTGTTAGTAGGTCGCGACCGTTCCAAAAATTATGTACGAATAGACAGCATTCCGGGTAAACCATTTTTCGATAAAGTGTTGCAAGGACAGTTTCCTCCGGGATCACCTTTTAAAATTTTAACCGGATTAATTGGTTTGCAAGAAGAAGTGATTGATACACAAACGGGATTTTCATGTAGTCACGGGTTTTATGTAGGCGGGCGTTTTATGAAATGTCACGATGCCGGTACATGGAATCTTCACCCTGCTATTGCCAAATCGTGCAACACCTATTTTGCACAAACTTATATGCGAATTATTAACAAATATCCTACATCGTCGCAAGGTGTTGATGCATGGTATAACCATTTAAAAAGCTTTGGTTTAGACGATTATATGGGATATGATTTACCTTCTGGGCAAAAGGGTCGCATACCCACATCAGACTATTACAACAGGCAATATAAAGGCTGGAACTGGAAAAGCACAACCATCGTTTCAAATGCTATTGGTCAGGGAGAAGTCGTGATGACCCCTATTCAATTGGCAAATGTGATGTGTGCCGTTGCAAACGAAGGGTATTATTACACGCCGCATATCATCAAAAAAATAGAAAATAAACAAATTGACAAATCGTTCATTCAGAAAAAGCAAACCACAATCGATAGGCAACATTTCCGTCCGGTTATTGATGGTTTAGAAGAGGTTTACTTGTCAGGAACAGCAAGCAGATTGCGAATTCCAGATATTACTATTTGTGGTAAAACCGGAACGGTCGAAAACTTTGCAACGGTTGACGGCGAAAAAGTAAAACTACAAGATCATTCGGTTTTCTTAGCTTTTGCCCCCAAAGAAAATCCCAGAATTGTTATAGCCGTTTTTATAGAAAATGGTGGTTTTGGAGCAACGTGGGCAGGACCAATCGCATCGTTAATGATCGAAAAATATATAAAAAAAGAAATTACACGTACCGATTTAGAAAAACGCATGTTAGAAGGTGATTTATCTGCAAATTATATCCTAAAAGATATTTCAGATAAACAGCAAGAAGAAAAAGAACGTTTAAGACGTTTAGAAAAAGAACGCTTATTAAAACTAAAAGCCAAGCAAAATGGTAAAAACTAAACACTTAGCAAATCAAAGCGTAATAGCCAATGTAGATTGGTTGAGTATATTTCTGTACGCAGTGCTTGTGATTTTTGGATGGATGAATATATATTCTGCCTCATTGCCGCTTGAACCCACCTCTGTTTTCGATTTTAGCCAAATTTTCGGAAAACAATTATTGTTTATTG is from Paenimyroides aestuarii and encodes:
- the mrdA gene encoding penicillin-binding protein 2; this translates as MRKLLFPIIIILAAIVIVARLFYLQVIDDSFLKKADINALKIVYDYPERGYIYDRNGQLLVANQPSYDIMVIPNEAKNIDTLEICNILEITKEDYIKKLEKAKVYSPRLPSVFLAQLTKTEFAAFQEKIRHFKGFYIQKRNLRDYQVDFGANVFGYIRQINEMELKKRPYYKSGELIGMRGVEQAYEEDLRGVRGVYYIQKDKFNKEIGSFKEGIYDTVAVKGNDVTITIDKELQKYGEELMIRKRGGIVAIEPKTGEILALVTAPSYDPSLLVGRDRSKNYVRIDSIPGKPFFDKVLQGQFPPGSPFKILTGLIGLQEEVIDTQTGFSCSHGFYVGGRFMKCHDAGTWNLHPAIAKSCNTYFAQTYMRIINKYPTSSQGVDAWYNHLKSFGLDDYMGYDLPSGQKGRIPTSDYYNRQYKGWNWKSTTIVSNAIGQGEVVMTPIQLANVMCAVANEGYYYTPHIIKKIENKQIDKSFIQKKQTTIDRQHFRPVIDGLEEVYLSGTASRLRIPDITICGKTGTVENFATVDGEKVKLQDHSVFLAFAPKENPRIVIAVFIENGGFGATWAGPIASLMIEKYIKKEITRTDLEKRMLEGDLSANYILKDISDKQQEEKERLRRLEKERLLKLKAKQNGKN